ACTCCTAAAAATACTCATTATAGGACAGACTACCAGGGAGGTTCTGACAATGCACCCGGTTCTGTTTAAAATAGGCTCGCTGCCTATCAATTCCTATGGATTGATGCTTGCTGTTTCCTTTATGTTTGGGCTCTGGCTTGCTGCCAGAAGAGGTGAAGCTGCGGGAATATCCAGAGGAGACATTTACGACCTTGGTGTGCGTCTGATGATAGCTGCAATTGTGGGATCACGAGTTTTCTATGTAATTACGCATATGTCCGAATTCCAGGGGCACTGGCTGGATGTAATTGCTATCTGGAAGGGCCTGTACGGTCTCAGTATGCTGGGCGGTGTGATTCTTGCAGTCGCAGTCGGGTTCTATACCGTATGGAGAAAGCGACTCCCCACATGGAAACTCGCGGATGCCGTCATTCCTTCATTTGCTCTTGGTATTTTCATCACAAGGATCGGTTGTTTTCTCAACGGATGCTGCTTCGGCGCAGAAACATCATGTTCTCTGGGAGTTTCATTTCCTGATTCGGCGATGCCCTATTTCAATACCGGAATTATCCCCGGTTCATATATTCATCCGACACAGCTTTACAGTTCATTATCAGGATTGTTCATAATAGGAATCCTCCTGTGGGCTGATCGATATAAACATTTTCCCGGCTTCATCTTCTGTCTGTTTCTTGGTTTGTACGGTGTCACCAGATTCGGTATAGAAGAGTTTCGCTATTTTGATCACACACCCGATCAGATTCTGGGTTACAGTTTTACTGACAATCAGATAATCTGTCTCATAATGCTTCTTTCTGCTCCTATACTGGGAATATGGCTCTATCGGCGTTATCGCGGAACCTTCTCCGTCTCTTCCTGACTTCCGTTTGTCCCGGATGTGGAGGCAGAAGAGGGGAAAACGAATATCTCTGTTCATGGTGCAGGCTGAGAATAGACAAGTGCAGGCATGTACACTGGAGCAGAACCGGTGCTTCCTTCAGTCCGGTCTCTTCAAAAGGAAAGGCTGAGGAATTATCCAGTGGTATTGCCATATATTCAGCAGCTCTGTACAGAGGATTGCCCAGAGAGATAGTGCTGAGGTTGAAATTCAACGGAGAGAAATATCTCGCACCGACGGCAGCTGACATGATTCTGAAAAACTCAATGGTACTTCCGGAAGCTGAAGATGTTCTGGTTCCTGTTCCCGCAGGAAGAAAAAGGATACGTGAGCGAGGGTATAACCAGTCCTTCCTGATTGCCGGAGCACTTGCTTCGCGAACGGGTGCCCGAAACATGAACCTGTTGTCCAGAGACGACAGCCCTTCACAGGTTGGACTTTCTGTAACCGAGCGAAGATCTAACGTTAAGGGAGTATTCAGGCTGAGGAATCACAGAGAAGTACCTGCTTGTGTTCATATATGGTTGATAGACGA
The genomic region above belongs to Candidatus Aegiribacteria sp. and contains:
- the lgt gene encoding prolipoprotein diacylglyceryl transferase, with product MHPVLFKIGSLPINSYGLMLAVSFMFGLWLAARRGEAAGISRGDIYDLGVRLMIAAIVGSRVFYVITHMSEFQGHWLDVIAIWKGLYGLSMLGGVILAVAVGFYTVWRKRLPTWKLADAVIPSFALGIFITRIGCFLNGCCFGAETSCSLGVSFPDSAMPYFNTGIIPGSYIHPTQLYSSLSGLFIIGILLWADRYKHFPGFIFCLFLGLYGVTRFGIEEFRYFDHTPDQILGYSFTDNQIICLIMLLSAPILGIWLYRRYRGTFSVSS
- a CDS encoding ComF family protein, yielding MALSALSRNLLRLFLTSVCPGCGGRRGENEYLCSWCRLRIDKCRHVHWSRTGASFSPVSSKGKAEELSSGIAIYSAALYRGLPREIVLRLKFNGEKYLAPTAADMILKNSMVLPEAEDVLVPVPAGRKRIRERGYNQSFLIAGALASRTGARNMNLLSRDDSPSQVGLSVTERRSNVKGVFRLRNHREVPACVHIWLIDDVATTCSTMDSASEILLEAGAETVTGLTLTYRKQAFGSIV